The genomic window AATTCTACGGCGCCGTCCTGTCGCGCTATCGCAGGCAAGATTTCGGCGTCATCGAACACCGGGAGGGCGTGTCGCCGGCCTGGCCGTTTCCCTATGAGGAACTGGAGCCGTGGTACTCAAAGGCGGAACATCTCTATCAGGTGCGCAGCAGCCTCGGCGACGACCCCACGGAACCCTACCATTCGGCCGCCTACGAATACCCAGCCGTTCCCGATGAACCGCCGATCGCCGATGTCAGGGCGCGGCTCAAGGGGAAGGGTCTGCATCCATTTTCCCTGCCGCTCGGCCTGGATCTGGACGCCTGGCTCTCCAAGGCACAAACGCCGTGGGATGCGCATCCGAACGCCCGCGATGGCAAGATGGACGCCGAGACTGCGGCGCTAGCGGTGGCGCTCAGGCACGAGAATGTGAGCCTCGAAACCAATGCTCGCGTAACCAAGCTTGAGACGGGAGCAGGCAGCCGGATCGACCGAGTCACCTATGTCAAAAACGGGCGGGCGGTGACCATTTCGTCGAAGCTCGTGATCCTTTCCGCCGGCGCCGTCCAGTCGTCAGTGCTTTTGCTGCGCTCGAAAAACGACCGCTTCCCGAGGGGGCTCGCGAACTCTTCCGACCAGGTCGGCCGCAACTTCATGAACCACAACGCGTCCGCCGTCATCGGCGTCTCGCCGAGGTTCAAAAACACCGCCATCTACCAGAAGACTTTTGCCTTCAACGATTTCTACCTCTCGGACGGAGAGGGAGGACCACCCCTCGGCAACGTCCAGCTTCTGGGCCGCATCTCCGAAAAGGTCCTCAAGGGCTCCCTGCCGCAAACGCCGGAATGGCTTCTGCGGTTCATCACAAGCCATGCCATCGACTTCTACGCGATGAGTGAGGATGTTCCCAATCCCGAAAGCCGCGTCATGGTGGATGGAGATAGGATCATTCTCCAATGGCAGCGAACCAACTGGGACGCCCATCTTGCCCTCGTCGCCAAGCTGAAGGCGATCCTGAAATCGATCGGGTTTCCGATTGTGCTCTCAAGACCTTTCGACAAGCGCACGCCTTCCCACCAATGCGGAACGATCCGCATCGGAAACGACCCGGCGACGGCGCCGCTGGACACCTACTGCCGTTCCTACGACCACCAAAACCTCTTCGTCGTCGACGCCGGCTTCCTGCCCACGTCGGCTGCGGTCAACCCTGCGCTGACTGTTGCGAGCCAGGCGCTCCGCGTCGCAGATCACATTGCATCCAAGGACTTGCAGACCTCTGTGCCGGGGTCGGAACCGCTGGCACCTGCCGAAAACCGCTCAAAACTCTGAACGCGCCACCGGCCACTGGTCGCCAGGTCGCAGCAACAGGAAAGTAAGATGGCATTCGACTACATCATCACCGGCGCCGGTCCCGCAGGATGCGTGCTTGCAAACCGGCTGAGCGAAGATCCCGATGTGAAGGTCCTGCTTCTCGAAGCCGGCGGCGGCGACTGGAATCCTCTCTTTCACATGCCGGCCGGCTTTGCCAAGATGACCAAGGGTGTGGCCAGTTGGGGATGGCAGACCGTTCCCCAGAAGCACATGAAGGACAGGGTGCTTCGCTATACGCAGGCGAAGGTCATCGGTGGCGGTTCGTCGATCAACGCTCAGCTCTACACCCGCGGAAACGCGGCGGATTATAATCTCTGGGCCTGTGAAGACGGCTGCGAGGGTTGGGACTACCGTTCGATCCTGCCCTATTTCAAGCGTGCGGAGGATAACCAGCGTTTCGCCGATGATTACCACGCCTATGGTGGTCCGCTCGGCGTCTCGATGCCGGCTGCGCCGCTGCCGATCTGCGATGCCTATATCCGCGCGGGGCAGGAACTTGGCATCCCCTATAATCACGACTTCAACGGCCGCCAGCAGGCGGGAGTCGGGTTCTATCAGCTGACGCAGCGCAATCGTCGCCGGTCATCGGCTTCGCTCGCCTATCTTTCGCCGATCAAGAACCGGAAGAACCTGACGGTGCGCACCGGTGCGCGCGTCGCGCGCATTATCCTGGAGGGAACACGTGCGGTCGGCGTCGAGATCGCGACCTCGCGTGGACCGGATATCGTGCGCGCCGACCGTGAAGTCTTGGTTTCGTCGGGGGCGATCGGCTCGCCGAAGCTCCTTCTGCAATCCGGCATCGGACCGGCCGATCATCTCAGGTCGGTGGGCGTCAAGGTGCTCCACGATCTGCCTGGTGTCGGCGGCAATCTCCAGGATCACCTGGATCTTTTCGTCATCGCCGAATGCACGGGCGACCACACTTATGACGGCGTGGCGAAGCTTCACCGCACGCTTTGGGCGGGGATACAATATGTCCTGTTCCGCACCGGTCCGGTCGCATCGTCGCTCTTCGAAACGGGCGGGTTCTGGTACGCCGATCCCGATGCACGTTCTCCCGATATCCAGTTCCATCTCGGCCTGGGCTCCGGCATTGAGGCGGGCGTCGAGCGGCTCAAGAACGCGGGTGTCACGCTCAACTCCGCCTATCTGCATCCGCGCTCGCGAGGGACGGTGCGTCTGTCGTCATCCGACCCGAGTGACGCGCCCCTGATCGATCCCAACTACTGGTCTGATCCCCACGACAGAAACATGTCCCTGGAGGGGCTCAAGATCGCGCGCGAGATCATGCAGCAGGCGGCGCTGAAGCCCTTTGTCCTGGCCGAAAGGCTCCCCGGGCTGAAGGTCGTGACTGACGAGCAGCTATTCGACTATGGCTGCGCCAACGCCAAGACCGACCATCATCCCGTCGGCACCTGCAAGATGGGAATAGGGCCTGATGCAGTTGTCGGGCTGGATCTCAAGGTTCAGGGCCTCGAGGGGCTCAGGGTCTGCGATTCCTCGGTCATGCCGCGCGTGCCGTCGTGCAATACCAACGCTCCGACGATCATGGTCGGCGAAAAGGGATCGGACCTCATTCGAGGGTTGCCACCGCTTGCGCCCACCATCTTCGCCTACGAGCGCAACGATGCGAGGCCCCGAGCCCGCGCCGAAATCCGGTAAGCCTTTCGAGAGGAGCACGACAATGTCTGAAGTGAGAGTTGCAGTACTTGGTGCCTCGGGTTGGATGGGAAAGGTCCACACCATGGCCTATCAGACCTTTCCCCATTTCTTCGGCGTATCTGATGGAACGGCGCGGATCGTGGCTCTCGTCGAAGGCAATCAGAAGGCCGTTGAGGATCTTGCCGTCAGAGCGCCCGGCGCAAAAATCATTCCGGATTGGCAGCAAGCGGTCGCCGATCCCGATGTCGATCTGATCGATATCTGCCTGCCCGACCATCTTCACTACCAGGTGGCCAAGGCGGCCCTGCTGGCGGGCAAGCATGTCTATTGCGAGAAGCCCTTGGCAAACACTGCCGAGGAAGCGCGGGAACTCGCCGATATCGCCAGGGAAAAAGGTGTCATCACCCGCGTCGGACACGCCTTTCCGCGCAATCCCGTCCATGATCTGGCGAAGGACATCATTCAGTCCGGCGAAATCGGCGAGATCAAACTGTTCCGCGGCTGCCAGCACGTCGACATGTATGGTGATCCCACAGCGCCCTTCATGTGGCGCGCCGATGGTAAGCTTGCGCCGACCGGCATCGTCGGCGATACCGGCTCGCACATTTTCAGCTTCATGGATTTTCTGGTCGGCCGCGTCAGTTCCCTGATCGCCGACAATCTGATTGTGACCCCGCGCAGGCCCGTCGTCGAGGGCCTTGCCTATGGCGAGCAGGTAAAACTGTCAGGCAATGAGTCTTGGGCCGAAATCACCAATCCCGACGCAACGAACCTGCTGTGCCGGTTCGAAAACGGCGCCGGCGGAATCGTCGATTTCAGCCGTGTCGCGACTGGCCGCAAGTTCATGCAGACTTACGAAGTCTATGGAACGAAAGGCAGCATTGCCTATACCTATGACGAGATAAACCGGCTGCGCTTTTATTCGAACGACGACCGGACGGGACGGCGCGGTTTCCGCGAGATCGATGTCGGTCCTGAAAACCCCACCTTCCGCGCTTTCCTTCCACTACCGAACTTCGGCATAGGCTACAACGAAAGCAAGATCATCGAGGTGGCCGAGGTCATTCGCTCGATCGTCGCAATGAAACCGATGTGGCCGACATTCGAAACCGGCCACCACATCTGCCAGATCGTCGATGCATGTATGGAGTCCTCCCGGCAGAGGTGCTGGGTCGATATCCCGCTCAATTGATTGTGACGAGCCGATGACCGCAGACGTTCCGCAGGAAATCCTTGATGCACTGACCGATGTCGATATGCCGCGGCTTCCGCCGGAGGCTGCTGCTTCCGCAATGGCCCGGCTCGCCGGCATCGACGTGCCAATCTACCAAGCCGGCTGCGTCGTCATCGGATCCGGTGCGGCAGGTCTGCGGGCTGCGGTGGAACTGAAGCGGCGTGGCGATGACGTCGTCATCATAAGTCAGAGCGCATGGGGCGGAACCTCGGCCTGCTCGGGATCGGATAAGCAGACCCTTCACACCGCAAACACGGCCGATCAGGGCGACAATTACAAGGCGATGGCCCGCGCCATCCGCAGCGGCGGCGCCATGGACGAGGACACGGCCTATGTCGAGGCGGTGGGTTCGTCGCGGATGATGGCGTCGCTGCAATTTCTGGGCCTGCCGCTACCTCAGGACCCTCTGGGTGGGACGCTGAGATATCAGACCGACCACGACGAGGTCGGTCGCGCCACCAGCTGCGGCCCGCGCACCTCGCGGCTGATGGTCAAGGTGCTGGCCGAGGAAGTGATCCGGCTCGGTGTGCCGTTCTTTAATCAGACCACCGCGGTCAAGATCCTCACCGAGGGCGAGGGAGCTGACCGCCGTGTCGTCGGCCTCCTCGTCATGCGCGCCGGAGACCGTACGGACGAGAACCCGCTCGGCATCGCGGTATTTGTCAGCGGGG from Rhizobium sp. Pop5 includes these protein-coding regions:
- a CDS encoding GMC family oxidoreductase produces the protein MAFDYIITGAGPAGCVLANRLSEDPDVKVLLLEAGGGDWNPLFHMPAGFAKMTKGVASWGWQTVPQKHMKDRVLRYTQAKVIGGGSSINAQLYTRGNAADYNLWACEDGCEGWDYRSILPYFKRAEDNQRFADDYHAYGGPLGVSMPAAPLPICDAYIRAGQELGIPYNHDFNGRQQAGVGFYQLTQRNRRRSSASLAYLSPIKNRKNLTVRTGARVARIILEGTRAVGVEIATSRGPDIVRADREVLVSSGAIGSPKLLLQSGIGPADHLRSVGVKVLHDLPGVGGNLQDHLDLFVIAECTGDHTYDGVAKLHRTLWAGIQYVLFRTGPVASSLFETGGFWYADPDARSPDIQFHLGLGSGIEAGVERLKNAGVTLNSAYLHPRSRGTVRLSSSDPSDAPLIDPNYWSDPHDRNMSLEGLKIAREIMQQAALKPFVLAERLPGLKVVTDEQLFDYGCANAKTDHHPVGTCKMGIGPDAVVGLDLKVQGLEGLRVCDSSVMPRVPSCNTNAPTIMVGEKGSDLIRGLPPLAPTIFAYERNDARPRARAEIR
- a CDS encoding GMC oxidoreductase, which translates into the protein MSNSPDITIIGSGIGGSTVAAGLAATGARILILEAGDHITDLPVNRDQRAIFQRGHFRPKETWYEADGKGFNPGNYYNVGGNSKFYGAVLSRYRRQDFGVIEHREGVSPAWPFPYEELEPWYSKAEHLYQVRSSLGDDPTEPYHSAAYEYPAVPDEPPIADVRARLKGKGLHPFSLPLGLDLDAWLSKAQTPWDAHPNARDGKMDAETAALAVALRHENVSLETNARVTKLETGAGSRIDRVTYVKNGRAVTISSKLVILSAGAVQSSVLLLRSKNDRFPRGLANSSDQVGRNFMNHNASAVIGVSPRFKNTAIYQKTFAFNDFYLSDGEGGPPLGNVQLLGRISEKVLKGSLPQTPEWLLRFITSHAIDFYAMSEDVPNPESRVMVDGDRIILQWQRTNWDAHLALVAKLKAILKSIGFPIVLSRPFDKRTPSHQCGTIRIGNDPATAPLDTYCRSYDHQNLFVVDAGFLPTSAAVNPALTVASQALRVADHIASKDLQTSVPGSEPLAPAENRSKL
- a CDS encoding Gfo/Idh/MocA family protein, which gives rise to MSEVRVAVLGASGWMGKVHTMAYQTFPHFFGVSDGTARIVALVEGNQKAVEDLAVRAPGAKIIPDWQQAVADPDVDLIDICLPDHLHYQVAKAALLAGKHVYCEKPLANTAEEARELADIAREKGVITRVGHAFPRNPVHDLAKDIIQSGEIGEIKLFRGCQHVDMYGDPTAPFMWRADGKLAPTGIVGDTGSHIFSFMDFLVGRVSSLIADNLIVTPRRPVVEGLAYGEQVKLSGNESWAEITNPDATNLLCRFENGAGGIVDFSRVATGRKFMQTYEVYGTKGSIAYTYDEINRLRFYSNDDRTGRRGFREIDVGPENPTFRAFLPLPNFGIGYNESKIIEVAEVIRSIVAMKPMWPTFETGHHICQIVDACMESSRQRCWVDIPLN